In Fusobacterium canifelinum, a genomic segment contains:
- a CDS encoding 1-deoxy-D-xylulose-5-phosphate synthase, producing the protein MYLEKINSPEDVKKLNIEEMKVLAEEIREAIIKRDAIHGGHFGPNLGMVEATIALHYVFNSPKDKFVFDVSHQTYPHKILTGRRKAFTDEAHYDDVTGYSNQNESEHDHFILGHTSTSISLALGLAKARDVKGEKGNIVAIIGDGSLSGGEALEGLDFAGGELKTNLIIVANDNDMSIAENHGGLYKNLKLLRETEGKAECNLFKAMGLEYIFVKDGNDIEELIEAFKQVKDIDHPIVVHIHTQKGKGYKLAEEDKEPWHYVRPFNIEDGKPLNNDDSEDYTDVTKEYLMKKMKEDKTVVTITAGTPGNFSFSRKEREELGEQFVDVGIAEQTAVALASGMASKGAKPVFTVVSSFIQRAYDQLSQDLCINNNPATIVVSYGGAIGMTDVTHLGWFDIAMMSNIPNLVYLAPTTKEEHLAMLEWSIEQQEHPVAIRLPGGKMVSTGEKVTKDFSKLNTYEVNQKGKKVAILGLGTFYQLGEKVATLYEEKTGVKATVINPIYITGVDEKLLEDLKKDHDIVVTLEDGILNGGFGEKIARFYGNSDMKVLNYGLKKEFLDRYNIGKVLTENRLKADLIVEDLLKF; encoded by the coding sequence ATGTATTTAGAAAAAATTAATTCACCAGAAGATGTAAAAAAATTAAATATTGAGGAAATGAAAGTTTTAGCTGAGGAAATAAGAGAAGCTATAATAAAAAGAGATGCTATCCATGGAGGGCACTTTGGACCAAATTTAGGAATGGTTGAAGCAACAATAGCATTACACTATGTTTTTAATTCACCAAAAGATAAATTTGTATTTGATGTATCACACCAAACATATCCACATAAAATATTAACAGGAAGAAGAAAAGCTTTTACAGATGAAGCCCATTATGACGATGTTACAGGATATAGTAATCAAAATGAAAGTGAGCATGACCATTTTATACTAGGACATACTTCAACTTCAATAAGTTTAGCTTTAGGACTTGCTAAAGCAAGAGATGTAAAAGGAGAAAAAGGCAATATTGTTGCTATTATTGGAGATGGTTCTCTAAGTGGTGGAGAAGCACTTGAAGGTTTAGATTTTGCAGGTGGAGAATTAAAAACTAATTTGATTATTGTAGCCAATGATAATGATATGTCTATAGCAGAAAATCATGGAGGACTTTACAAAAATTTAAAATTATTAAGAGAAACAGAAGGTAAAGCAGAATGTAATTTATTCAAAGCTATGGGCTTAGAATATATCTTTGTTAAAGATGGAAATGATATTGAAGAATTAATAGAAGCATTTAAACAAGTAAAGGATATAGATCACCCAATAGTAGTTCATATTCATACTCAAAAAGGTAAAGGTTACAAGCTTGCTGAAGAAGATAAAGAACCTTGGCACTATGTAAGACCATTTAATATAGAAGATGGAAAACCTTTAAATAATGATGATAGTGAAGATTATACAGATGTTACAAAAGAATATTTAATGAAGAAAATGAAAGAGGATAAAACTGTTGTTACAATAACAGCAGGAACACCAGGAAACTTTAGTTTTTCTAGAAAAGAAAGAGAAGAACTTGGAGAACAATTTGTAGATGTGGGAATAGCAGAACAAACAGCTGTTGCCTTAGCTTCAGGAATGGCTTCTAAAGGAGCTAAACCAGTATTTACAGTAGTGAGTTCATTTATCCAAAGAGCTTATGATCAATTATCACAAGATTTATGTATAAACAATAACCCTGCAACAATAGTTGTTTCTTATGGTGGAGCAATAGGAATGACAGATGTTACTCACCTTGGTTGGTTTGACATTGCTATGATGAGTAATATTCCAAACTTAGTTTATCTTGCACCTACAACAAAGGAAGAACATCTTGCTATGCTTGAATGGAGTATAGAACAACAAGAACATCCAGTTGCAATTCGTTTACCAGGTGGAAAAATGGTTTCAACTGGTGAGAAAGTAACAAAAGATTTCTCTAAATTAAATACTTATGAAGTAAATCAAAAAGGAAAAAAAGTTGCAATTCTAGGATTGGGAACTTTCTATCAATTAGGAGAAAAAGTTGCAACACTATATGAAGAAAAAACAGGAGTAAAAGCAACAGTTATAAATCCTATATATATAACAGGTGTGGATGAAAAACTATTAGAAGATTTGAAAAAAGACCATGACATAGTTGTAACTCTTGAAGATGGAATTTTAAATGGTGGTTTTGGAGAAAAAATAGCAAGATTCTATGGAAATTCTGATATGAAAGTTTTAAATTATGGACTTAAAAAAGAATTTTTAGACAGATACAATATAGGAAAAGTACTTACAGAAAATAGATTGAAAGCTGACTTAATTGTTGAAGATTTATTGAAATTTTAA
- the gmhB gene encoding D-glycero-beta-D-manno-heptose 1,7-bisphosphate 7-phosphatase, with amino-acid sequence MKKVIFLDRDGTINVEKDYIYKSEDLVFEEGTIEALKTFKNLGYILIVVSNQSGIARGYFTEEDLNIFNNNMNEILKKNGVEITEFYCCPHHPDGIGEYKKVCECRKPNNKMIEDAIKKYNIDREKSYMIGDKTSDIGAGLKSNLKTVLVKTGYGLKDMEKIDKNETLICENLKDFSEMLKREKLNELLFEEFSKKVQIKNVAMDSRKVTKGSLFFAINNGNSYIKDVLDKGASLVIADNTDIEDERIVKVSDTVVTMQDLATKYRKKLDIQVIGITGSNGKTTTKDIVYSLLSVKAKTLKTEGNYNNHIGLPYTLLNVTDEEKFVVLEMGMSSLGEIRRLGEISSPDYAIITNIGDSHIEFLKTRDNVFKAKTELLEFVNKENTFVCGDDQYLTKLDVNRIGFNDNNTHKIESYEFSDKGSKFVLDGKEYEMSLLGKHNISNVAIAIELAKKIGLTDDEIQSGLKEIKISNMRFQEIKIGEDIYINDAYNASPTSMKAAIDTLNEIYNDKYKIAILGDMLELGKNEVDYHIDVLNYLLDKKIKLIYLYGERMKKAYDIFMKSKSEEYRFWYYPTKEGIVESLKNIRMEKVILLKASRGTALEDIIKQ; translated from the coding sequence ATGAAAAAAGTAATTTTTTTAGATAGAGATGGAACAATAAATGTTGAAAAAGACTATATTTACAAAAGTGAAGATTTAGTTTTTGAAGAAGGTACAATAGAAGCTTTGAAAACATTTAAAAATTTAGGATATATTTTAATAGTTGTGAGTAATCAATCAGGTATAGCTAGAGGCTACTTCACAGAGGAAGATTTAAATATTTTTAATAATAATATGAATGAGATATTGAAAAAAAATGGAGTAGAAATCACAGAATTTTATTGCTGCCCTCATCATCCAGATGGCATAGGGGAGTATAAAAAAGTTTGTGAATGTAGAAAACCTAACAATAAAATGATTGAAGATGCAATAAAAAAATATAATATAGATAGAGAAAAATCATATATGATAGGAGATAAAACCTCAGATATAGGAGCTGGACTTAAATCAAATTTAAAAACAGTTCTTGTAAAGACAGGTTATGGTTTGAAAGATATGGAAAAAATAGATAAAAATGAAACTTTAATTTGCGAGAATTTAAAAGATTTCTCTGAAATGTTAAAAAGAGAAAAATTAAATGAGTTATTGTTTGAAGAATTTTCAAAGAAAGTTCAAATAAAAAATGTTGCAATGGATAGTAGAAAAGTTACGAAAGGTTCATTATTCTTTGCAATAAATAATGGAAATTCTTATATAAAAGATGTTTTAGATAAGGGAGCTAGTCTTGTAATTGCTGACAACACAGACATAGAAGATGAAAGAATAGTAAAAGTTTCAGATACTGTTGTTACTATGCAAGATTTAGCAACAAAATACAGAAAGAAATTAGATATACAAGTTATAGGAATAACTGGAAGTAATGGAAAAACTACAACAAAAGATATAGTTTACTCCTTACTTTCTGTAAAGGCTAAAACTTTAAAAACAGAGGGAAATTACAATAACCATATTGGTTTACCCTATACTCTGTTAAATGTAACAGATGAAGAGAAGTTTGTTGTTTTAGAAATGGGGATGAGTTCTCTTGGAGAGATTAGAAGATTGGGAGAAATTTCAAGTCCTGACTATGCAATAATAACTAATATCGGAGATTCTCATATTGAATTTTTAAAGACAAGAGACAATGTTTTTAAAGCTAAAACAGAGTTATTAGAATTTGTTAATAAAGAAAATACTTTTGTTTGTGGAGATGATCAATACTTAACAAAATTAGATGTCAACAGAATAGGATTTAATGATAATAATACTCATAAAATAGAAAGTTATGAATTTTCAGATAAAGGTAGTAAATTTGTTTTAGATGGAAAGGAATATGAAATGTCCTTGTTAGGAAAACATAATATTTCAAATGTAGCTATTGCAATAGAGCTAGCAAAGAAAATTGGTTTAACTGATGATGAAATACAAAGTGGCTTGAAAGAAATAAAAATCAGTAATATGAGATTTCAAGAAATAAAAATAGGTGAAGATATCTATATCAATGATGCCTATAATGCAAGTCCAACTTCTATGAAGGCTGCAATAGACACTTTAAATGAAATTTATAATGATAAGTATAAAATAGCTATCTTAGGAGATATGTTAGAGTTAGGAAAAAATGAAGTAGATTATCACATAGATGTATTAAATTATCTACTTGATAAAAAAATAAAATTGATATATCTATATGGTGAAAGAATGAAAAAAGCCTATGATATATTTATGAAATCAAAATCAGAGGAATATAGATTTTGGTACTATCCAACAAAAGAAGGAATAGTTGAAAGTTTAAAAAACATTAGAATGGAAAAAGTGATTTTACTCAAAGCATCGAGGGGGACTGCTTTAGAGGATATAATAAAACAGTAA
- the mraY gene encoding phospho-N-acetylmuramoyl-pentapeptide-transferase gives MLYFLAENLAKLEFLKSIYLRAFLSFVISFCIVLFAGRPFIKYLKVKKFGEEIRDDGPSSHFSKKGTPTMGGVLIITAVLLTSLFINDLTNSLILLVLLSTIMFAAIGFIDDYRKFTVSKKGLAGKKKLLFQGAIGLTIWAYIYFVGLTDRPMVDLSIINPISAYPYYIGAIGMFFLIQIVLMGTSNAVNITDGLDGLAIMPMIICSTILGVIAYFTGHTELSSHLHLFYTVGSGELSVFLAAVTGAGLGFLWYNCYPAQIFMGDTGSLTLGGILGVIAIILKQELMLPIMGFIFVLEALSVILQVGSFKLRGKRIFKMAPIHHHFELMGIPESKVTMRFWIGTLIFGIIALGTIKMRGIL, from the coding sequence ATGTTGTATTTTTTAGCAGAGAATTTAGCAAAACTTGAATTTTTAAAGTCAATTTATTTAAGAGCTTTTTTAAGCTTTGTAATTTCTTTCTGTATAGTTTTATTTGCAGGAAGACCATTTATTAAATACTTAAAAGTAAAAAAATTTGGTGAAGAGATAAGAGATGATGGACCAAGTTCACATTTTTCTAAAAAAGGAACTCCAACAATGGGAGGAGTTTTAATTATAACTGCTGTACTTTTAACAAGTTTATTTATTAATGACTTAACAAATAGCTTAATATTACTTGTTTTACTTTCTACAATTATGTTTGCAGCAATAGGCTTTATAGATGATTATAGAAAATTTACTGTAAGTAAAAAAGGTTTAGCTGGGAAAAAGAAATTATTATTCCAAGGTGCAATAGGTTTAACTATATGGGCTTATATATATTTTGTAGGTTTAACAGATAGACCAATGGTTGATTTATCAATAATTAATCCAATAAGTGCATATCCATATTATATAGGAGCTATTGGAATGTTCTTTTTAATTCAAATTGTACTTATGGGAACATCAAATGCAGTAAATATAACAGATGGACTTGATGGACTTGCAATAATGCCTATGATAATCTGTTCAACAATTTTAGGAGTAATTGCATATTTTACTGGACATACAGAGTTAAGTTCTCACTTACATTTATTTTATACTGTAGGTTCAGGAGAATTATCAGTTTTCTTAGCAGCAGTGACAGGAGCAGGTTTAGGATTTCTTTGGTATAATTGTTACCCAGCACAGATATTCATGGGAGATACAGGTTCTTTAACCCTTGGAGGTATTTTAGGAGTAATTGCAATTATTTTAAAACAAGAATTGATGTTACCAATAATGGGATTTATATTTGTTCTTGAAGCATTATCAGTTATATTACAAGTAGGTTCATTTAAGTTGAGAGGAAAAAGAATTTTCAAAATGGCACCTATTCATCATCATTTTGAATTAATGGGAATACCTGAATCAAAGGTAACAATGCGATTTTGGATAGGA
- a CDS encoding aldo/keto reductase produces the protein MKYVKLSNGLEMPILGFGVYQIADLEECERVVLEAIEVGYRSIDTAQAYENEEAVGNAIKKSGIDRKEFFITTKVWISNSGYEKAKVSIEESLRKLQTDYIDLLLIHQPFGDYYGTYRAMEEYYKAGKLRAIGVSNFYPDRFIDIVNFVEIKPMVNQVETHVFNQQIIPQEIMKEYGTQIQSWGPFAEGKNNLFTNETLVEIGKKYNKTAAQVALRYLIQRDIVVIPKTVRKERMIQNFDVFNFELSEEDMKEILKLDKKESLFLSHFDPETVKFLVNHKI, from the coding sequence ATGAAATATGTTAAATTATCAAATGGACTTGAAATGCCAATTTTAGGTTTTGGAGTATATCAAATAGCTGATTTAGAAGAATGTGAAAGAGTTGTTTTAGAAGCAATAGAAGTTGGATATCGTTCAATAGATACAGCACAAGCCTATGAAAATGAAGAAGCAGTAGGAAATGCTATTAAAAAAAGTGGAATAGATAGAAAAGAATTTTTTATAACAACTAAAGTTTGGATATCAAATTCAGGTTATGAAAAAGCAAAAGTTTCTATTGAAGAGTCTCTAAGAAAATTACAAACAGATTATATAGACTTATTATTGATACACCAACCATTTGGGGATTATTATGGAACATACAGAGCTATGGAAGAATACTATAAGGCAGGAAAACTAAGAGCAATAGGAGTAAGTAATTTCTATCCTGACAGGTTTATAGATATAGTTAATTTTGTTGAAATTAAACCTATGGTAAATCAAGTTGAAACTCATGTATTTAACCAACAAATAATTCCACAAGAAATAATGAAAGAATATGGAACTCAAATTCAATCTTGGGGACCTTTTGCAGAAGGGAAAAATAATCTTTTTACTAATGAAACATTGGTAGAGATTGGTAAAAAATATAATAAAACAGCTGCACAGGTAGCTCTAAGATATCTAATTCAAAGAGATATAGTTGTTATTCCTAAGACAGTTAGAAAAGAAAGAATGATACAAAATTTTGATGTTTTTAACTTTGAATTAAGTGAAGAAGATATGAAAGAAATCTTAAAGCTAGATAAAAAAGAAAGTCTTTTCTTATCACATTTTGATCCTGAAACAGTAAAATTTTTAGTTAATCATAAAATATAA
- a CDS encoding cupin domain-containing protein: MLGKVITEHGQVVNNQDIMVVHLHLKEGETIPPHNHPGRQIFFTVVEGDVEVYLDEKETYPLVPKKVLEFDGEARISVKALKESDIFVYLVVKR, encoded by the coding sequence ATGTTAGGAAAAGTAATAACAGAACATGGACAAGTAGTTAATAATCAAGATATAATGGTAGTTCATTTACATTTAAAAGAAGGAGAAACAATTCCACCTCATAATCATCCTGGAAGACAAATATTCTTTACAGTGGTTGAAGGAGATGTAGAAGTATATTTAGATGAAAAAGAAACTTATCCATTAGTACCTAAAAAAGTTTTAGAATTTGATGGAGAAGCAAGAATATCTGTAAAGGCATTAAAAGAAAGTGATATTTTCGTTTATCTAGTTGTAAAAAGATAA
- a CDS encoding DMT family transporter codes for MLRKERIFLLLVLLLAIIRGSSYIFIKNIIDTQSPFEIIFFRFFLTGIILLTFYIKEFKTLNHYDLIFGLLAGVFLFSAFAFQTYGLKYTTVSKQSFLTSLYIVIIPLLDFIFFKNKIKKNVIALFFLILVGLLFISFKDFKNFEFSLNFGDILTILCALGFALNILLFSKIKKFNINVINITITQMLTIGILAFIFQIIFEKKVINFSMNFSLIYLILICTMLNFTIQNISQKYVPAHIMGLILSLEAIFGTVFAIIFLNETISQNFIIGTFLITIAVILIQYFENKRGD; via the coding sequence ATGCTTAGGAAAGAAAGAATATTTTTGCTTTTAGTTTTATTACTAGCTATTATTAGAGGAAGTTCCTACATATTCATTAAAAATATTATAGATACTCAATCTCCTTTTGAAATTATATTTTTTAGATTTTTTTTAACTGGAATAATTTTATTAACTTTCTATATTAAAGAATTTAAAACTCTAAACCATTATGACTTAATTTTTGGATTATTAGCTGGTGTATTTTTATTTTCTGCTTTTGCTTTTCAAACCTATGGACTAAAATATACCACTGTTTCAAAACAATCTTTTTTAACTTCACTTTACATAGTTATCATTCCTCTTCTTGATTTTATCTTTTTTAAGAATAAAATTAAGAAAAATGTTATTGCCTTATTTTTTCTTATATTAGTTGGGTTATTGTTTATTTCTTTTAAAGATTTTAAAAATTTTGAATTTTCTTTAAACTTTGGTGATATCTTAACCATATTATGTGCTTTAGGCTTTGCTTTAAATATATTATTATTTTCTAAGATAAAAAAATTTAATATAAATGTTATAAATATAACAATAACACAAATGCTGACAATAGGTATTTTAGCATTTATTTTTCAAATAATTTTTGAAAAGAAAGTTATTAATTTTTCTATGAATTTTTCATTGATTTATTTGATTTTAATATGTACTATGTTAAATTTTACAATACAAAATATATCTCAAAAATATGTTCCTGCTCATATTATGGGGTTAATTCTATCATTGGAAGCAATTTTTGGAACAGTTTTTGCTATAATATTTTTAAATGAAACTATCAGTCAAAATTTTATAATAGGAACTTTTTTGATTACTATTGCTGTGATTTTGATACAATATTTTGAGAATAAAAGAGGTGATTAA
- a CDS encoding beta/alpha barrel domain-containing protein: protein MDTRFNGGVIMDVTTKEQAIIAEEAGAVAVMALERIPADISAAGGVSRMSDPKLIKEIMSAVKIPVMAKDLQVPYDLVKYVHDNGRLPVPNFSAGGVATPADAALMRRLGADGVFVGSGIFKSGDPKKRAKAIVEAVKNYDNPEIIAKVSEDLGEAMVGINENEIKIIMAERGV from the coding sequence ATGGATACAAGATTTAATGGTGGAGTTATTATGGATGTAACAACAAAGGAACAAGCAATTATTGCTGAAGAAGCAGGAGCTGTTGCTGTTATGGCACTAGAAAGAATCCCAGCTGATATTAGCGCAGCAGGTGGAGTTTCTAGAATGAGTGATCCTAAACTAATAAAAGAAATCATGTCAGCAGTAAAAATTCCTGTAATGGCAAAAGACTTACAAGTTCCTTATGACTTAGTAAAATATGTTCATGACAATGGTAGATTACCTGTACCAAATTTTTCAGCAGGTGGAGTTGCTACTCCGGCTGATGCAGCACTTATGAGAAGATTGGGAGCAGATGGAGTATTTGTAGGAAGTGGAATTTTTAAATCTGGTGACCCTAAAAAAAGAGCTAAAGCTATTGTTGAAGCTGTTAAAAATTATGATAATCCAGAAATTATTGCCAAAGTTTCAGAAGATTTAGGTGAGGCTATGGTAGGTATCAATGAAAATGAAATAAAAATTATTATGGCTGAAAGAGGAGTATAA
- a CDS encoding YoaK family protein translates to MEKIKEEVPEKLRIAVLLSFISGYINAFTFNNAGELFAGAQTGNVIFMALHFAKGNLKKSAEFLIPVISFMIGQIFIYCFRNFFQKRGHKGYIHSSLLMLFIMIMLIVLLPFFDYHFIVVTLAFFAAIQSDTFQRLRGFSYATIMMTGNVKNAPRLLIEGLVQRDRELLVRGFLLFLIIFSFMVGVGISTYFTQFVKKSALVPLVVPLSYINYVLFKEEHNVIDVIKSKIRKLK, encoded by the coding sequence ATGGAAAAAATAAAAGAAGAAGTTCCTGAGAAATTAAGAATAGCAGTTCTTTTATCATTTATTAGTGGATATATTAATGCCTTTACTTTTAATAATGCAGGAGAACTTTTTGCAGGAGCACAAACTGGGAATGTAATTTTTATGGCCTTACATTTTGCAAAAGGAAATCTCAAAAAATCAGCTGAATTTTTAATACCTGTTATTTCTTTTATGATAGGGCAAATTTTTATTTATTGTTTTAGAAATTTTTTTCAAAAAAGAGGACACAAAGGATATATACATTCTTCTCTTTTAATGCTTTTTATCATGATAATGTTAATTGTACTTTTACCTTTTTTTGATTATCATTTTATTGTTGTCACACTAGCTTTTTTTGCAGCTATCCAATCAGATACCTTTCAAAGATTGAGAGGTTTTTCATATGCTACTATAATGATGACAGGAAATGTTAAAAATGCTCCTCGTTTATTAATTGAAGGACTTGTTCAGAGAGACAGAGAATTATTAGTAAGAGGTTTTTTACTATTTTTAATAATTTTTAGTTTTATGGTAGGAGTAGGAATATCTACATATTTTACTCAATTTGTTAAAAAGAGTGCATTAGTTCCTTTAGTTGTTCCACTTTCATATATTAATTATGTGTTATTTAAAGAAGAACATAATGTAATAGATGTCATAAAATCTAAAATAAGAAAGCTTAAATAA
- a CDS encoding flavin reductase family protein, translating into MKKRNLKGSVLLNPVPAVLVTCKNSEGKDNVLTIAWVGTICSKPPMLSISIRPERLSYDYIKETMEFIVNLPSKKQTKEVDFCGVRSGRQIDKIKECGFTLQESKKVKSSYIKECPINIECKVKDIIKLGSHDMFIAEVLCSHIDEDLFDEKDKIHFEKANLISYSHGEYFSLSKDAIGKFGYSVMKKKKKAKIVKK; encoded by the coding sequence ATGAAAAAAAGAAATTTAAAGGGAAGTGTACTTTTAAACCCAGTTCCAGCAGTACTGGTAACTTGTAAAAACTCAGAGGGAAAAGATAATGTTTTAACTATTGCTTGGGTGGGAACAATTTGCTCAAAACCACCAATGTTATCTATTTCAATAAGACCTGAAAGATTATCTTATGACTATATAAAAGAAACTATGGAATTTATAGTAAATTTACCTAGTAAAAAACAAACAAAAGAAGTTGATTTTTGTGGTGTTCGTTCAGGTAGACAAATTGATAAAATAAAAGAGTGTGGCTTTACTTTACAAGAAAGTAAAAAAGTAAAATCTTCATATATAAAAGAATGCCCTATAAATATAGAATGTAAAGTTAAAGATATTATTAAACTAGGAAGCCATGATATGTTTATAGCAGAAGTTCTATGTTCCCATATAGATGAAGATTTATTTGATGAAAAAGATAAAATACATTTTGAAAAAGCTAATTTAATTTCTTATTCACATGGAGAATATTTTTCACTATCAAAAGATGCAATAGGAAAGTTTGGATATTCTGTGATGAAGAAAAAGAAAAAAGCTAAAATTGTTAAAAAATAA
- the pdxR gene encoding MocR-like pyridoxine biosynthesis transcription factor PdxR, with protein MIILNLDNKSEIPLYIQIYNEIKKLIQTKILKANEKLPSKKDFMDYYKISQNTIQNALYLLLEEGYIFSIERKGYFVSDIENLIIHNVKIESKTKIKEKKKIHYDFSYSGVDSKSLAKTIFKKITKDVYDEESDDLLFQGDIQGDLLLRKSICEYLSQSRGFKVEPEQLIISSGTEYLFYIIFKLFNNEIYGLENPCHKMFKELFLTNNISFKAISLDEAGIIVEDLKKYSVNIAYVTPSHQFPTGTIMGISRRTELLNWANENPNRYIVEDDYDSEFKYTGRPIPALKASDINDKVIYFGSFSKSISPAIRVSYLVLPKILLNIYQKKLPYFICPVPTLNQKILYRFIKNGYFVKHINKMRTLYKKKREFLVNTIKTYSSEILNKEIHIQGADAGLHLVIKLNEKINEKAFLKECLENSLQLYSLEEYYLEKIYNKTSSFLLGYANLTNKEIKEGIIILLKILKKYYI; from the coding sequence ATGATTATTTTAAATTTAGATAATAAATCAGAAATTCCATTATATATACAAATATATAATGAAATTAAAAAATTAATTCAGACTAAAATTTTAAAGGCAAATGAAAAATTACCATCTAAGAAAGACTTTATGGACTACTATAAAATCAGTCAAAATACTATTCAAAATGCTCTTTATCTTTTGTTGGAAGAGGGGTATATTTTTTCCATAGAAAGAAAAGGTTATTTTGTTTCTGATATAGAAAATCTAATAATACATAATGTAAAAATTGAAAGCAAAACAAAAATTAAAGAAAAAAAGAAAATTCATTATGATTTCTCTTATTCAGGAGTTGACAGTAAAAGTTTAGCAAAAACAATTTTTAAAAAAATTACTAAAGATGTTTATGATGAAGAAAGTGATGATTTACTTTTTCAAGGAGATATACAGGGTGATTTGTTACTGAGAAAAAGTATTTGTGAATATTTATCACAATCAAGAGGCTTTAAGGTAGAACCTGAACAACTTATTATTAGCTCAGGTACAGAATATTTATTTTATATAATTTTTAAACTTTTTAATAATGAAATTTATGGTTTAGAAAATCCTTGTCATAAGATGTTTAAGGAATTATTTTTAACAAACAATATTAGTTTTAAAGCTATTTCTCTAGATGAAGCTGGAATTATAGTTGAAGATTTAAAAAAATATAGTGTCAATATAGCCTATGTTACACCTTCACATCAATTTCCAACTGGAACAATTATGGGTATTAGTAGAAGAACAGAACTTCTAAATTGGGCAAATGAAAATCCTAATCGTTATATAGTTGAAGATGATTATGATAGTGAATTTAAATACACAGGTCGTCCTATTCCAGCATTGAAAGCAAGTGACATTAATGATAAGGTAATTTATTTCGGTAGCTTCTCAAAATCAATTAGCCCAGCAATTCGTGTTAGCTACTTAGTTTTACCAAAAATACTTTTAAATATTTATCAAAAGAAACTTCCATATTTTATTTGTCCAGTTCCAACTTTAAATCAAAAAATTCTTTATAGATTTATTAAGAATGGTTATTTTGTTAAACATATCAATAAAATGAGGACACTTTATAAAAAGAAAAGAGAATTTCTTGTAAATACCATAAAAACTTATTCTTCTGAAATACTTAATAAAGAAATTCATATTCAAGGTGCAGATGCAGGTTTACACTTAGTGATTAAATTAAATGAAAAAATTAATGAAAAAGCATTTTTAAAAGAATGCTTGGAAAATTCTCTACAATTATATAGTTTAGAAGAATATTACTTGGAAAAAATATATAATAAAACTTCATCTTTTCTTTTAGGATATGCTAATTTAACAAATAAAGAAATAAAAGAGGGAATAATAATACTATTAAAAATTTTAAAAAAGTATTATATATAA